Proteins co-encoded in one Aspergillus fumigatus Af293 chromosome 6, whole genome shotgun sequence genomic window:
- a CDS encoding PaaI family thioesterase: MSWLARPFRCLSRVNPATRLVAPVSTCRSSQRCIQGASAVAQDHHSSHTSSTVDDGSSILLNQTASAAQRPRPQTNPIDDLISQTPIVQALRRDPAYTESRPHLAMNPSLRPNHFVAGPNSGPGKISVPPYVWMAKKPHTATGTTTSRMVSVFHIGVQLCGHPGFVHGGLLTVMFDEAFARCVSTSFRSGLGMTANLNVDFRKPALPDRLYVLRAETVKVEGRKAWVEGTLTSLPPVGDTSEPVMVAEGKALFVEPKFAEVCCNHKFPQDDCHTDSAN; the protein is encoded by the coding sequence ATGTCGTGGTTAGCAAGGCCCTTCCGCTGCCTGAGCAGGGTCAACCCAGCGACCAGACTTGTCGCTCCCGTATCTACATGCCGCTCCTCTCAACGATGCATCCAGGGAGCATCAGCCGTTGCTCAAGATCACCACTCGAGTCACACGTCTTCCaccgttgatgatggctcCTCAATTCTCCTCAATCAGACAGCGTCAGCGGCACAACGTCCCCGCCCTCAGACCAATCCCATCGACGACTTAATCTCCCAAACACCCATCGTCCAAGCCCTCCGTCGCGATCCCGCCTACACCGAATCCCGTCCTCATCTCGCAATGAACCCCAGCCTTCGCCCGAATCACTTTGTCGCAGGACCCAACTCTGGCCCAGGCAAGATCTCCGTCCCGCCCTATGTctggatggcgaagaagccgCACACCGCCACCGGAACGACGACCAGCCGCATGGTGTCGGTGTTCCATATCGGGGTGCAGCTCTGCGGTCATCCCGGGTTTGTGCACGGCGGTCTGCTGACGGTGATGTTCGACGAGGCGTTTGCGCGCTGCGTTTCGACTTCGTTTCGCAGTGGGCTGGGCATGACGGCCAACCTGAATGTGGATTTCCGGAAACCCGCGCTGCCGGACCGACTCTATGTGCTTCGGGCCGAGACGGTCAAGGTCGAAGGCCGGAAGGCGTGGGTCGAGGGGACGTTAACCTCGCTGCCGCCCGTGGGTGACACGAGTGAGCCTGTTATGGTTGCCGAGGGAAAGGCTTTGTTCGTAGAACCGAAATTCGCAGAGGTATGTTGCAACCATAAGTTTCCGCAGGATGATTGCCATACTGATTCAGCCAATTAG
- a CDS encoding nicotinamide/nicotinic acid mononucleotide adenylyltransferase → MTDMVGGQSDDVHQVPPPLPPAPMENYTFPEHRLKRKMDDPEKTPLLLVACGSFSPITYLHLRMFEMAADYVKFSTDFELIGGYLSPVSDAYRKAGLASAEHRVAMCQLAVDQTSNWLMVDTWEPMQKEYQPTAVVLDHFDYEINVVREGIDAGNGTRKPVRVALLAGADLIHTMSTPGVWSEKDLDHILGKYGSFIVERSGTDIDEALAALQPWKDNIYVIQQLIQNDVSSTKIRLFLRREMSVRYLIPVPVIHYIEQHHLYEDDSTTTASSSADKGKEPSQPGKSG, encoded by the exons ATGACAGACATGGTCGGAGGACAGAGCGACGATGTCCACCAGGTGCcgcctcctcttccaccggCCCCTATGGAGAACTACACCTTTCCTGAACATCGTTTGAAGCGCAAGATGGACGACCCGGAGAAGACCCCTCTGCTCCTCGTGGCTTGCGGTTCCTTCTCCCCCATCACCTACCTGCATCTTCGCATGTTTGAAATGGCGGCCGATTACGTTAAATTCAGCACGGACTTTGAGCTCATCGGTGGATATCTCTCACCCGTTTCAGACGCGTATCGGAAGGCTGGTCTAGCCAGTGCGGAACATAG GGTTGCTATGTGCCAACTTGCGGTTGATCAGACATCGAATTGGCTGATGGTCGATACATGGGAGCCGATGCAGAAAGAGTATCAGCCAACTGCCGTTGTGCTTGATCATTTTGACTATGAGATCAATGTTGTACGAGAGGGTATTGATGCTGGAAATGGTACCCGGAAGCCCGTCCGGGTGGCCTTGCTTGCAGGCGCAGATCTGATCCACACCATGTCAACTCCCGGAGTATGGAGTGAGAAGGATCTGGACCATATTTTGGGGAAATACGGC TCTTTCATCGTGGAACGCAGCGGCACCGATATCGACGAGGCTTTAGCTGCGTTGCAACCATGGAAGGACAACATCTACGTGATCCAACAACTCATCCAAAACGATGTCAGCAGCACCAAGATCCGGCTTTTCTTGCGACGCGAGATGAGCGTGCGCTATCTCATTCCCGTTCCAGTCATCCACTACATTGAACAGCACCATCTATACGAAGATGACAGCACGACGACCGCCTCCTCGTCAGCCGATAAAGGCAAGGAACCTTCACAGCCAGGGAAGTCAGGCTGA
- a CDS encoding thiamine pyrophosphate-dependent dehydrogenase E1 component subunit alpha, whose protein sequence is MSLKFMARLPRPARSQRTLLPSVKRWGSSISQRPGSDRVRFPGAVNSKFTTEMSFINPAETSSIPTYRVMNSDGVMLEKDRKSLDVSNEEILTWYKNMLTVSVMDVIMFEAQRQGRLSFYMVSAGEEGISVGSAAALTPDDVVFAQYREAGVFQQRGFTLRDFMSQLFANRNDNGRGRNMPVHYGSNYPRTHTISSPLATQIPQASGAAYALKLQALQNPDTPPRIVACYFGEGAASEGDFHAGLNIAATRSCPVVFICRNNGYAISTPTLEQYRGDGIASRGVGYGIDTIRVDGNDIFAVYEAMREARRIALTDGGRPVLIEAMSYRVSHHSTSDDSFAYRARVEVEDWKRRDNPIIRLRKWLENEGLWNEDMEQETRDQLRKAVLKEFGDAEREKKPPIRAAFEDVYDELTEEAQEQMKELKRILETYPEEYDLRQYEDGIKGL, encoded by the exons ATGTCGTTAAAATTTATGGCCCGCTTACCGCGGCCGGCGCGCAGCCAGCGGACTCTCCTCCCTTCCGTCAAGCGATGGGGCAGCTCCATCTCTCAGCGGCCAGGATCGGATAG GGTCCGCTTCCCTGGTGCCGTCAACAGCAAATTCACCACGGAGATGTCCTTTATTAACCCTGCCGAGACGTCGAGTATCCCTACCTACCGAGTGATGAACTCTGACGGAGTGATGTTGGAGAAAGACCGGAAATCGCTTGATGTGTCAAACGAGGAGATATTGACCTGGTACAAGAACATGCTCACTG TGAGCGTGATGGACGTGATCATGTTCGAGGCCCAGAGGCAAGGGCGTCTCAGTTTCTATATG gtttctgcaggagaagagggcATCAGCGTCGGCTCCGCAGCTGCCCTGACCCCCGATGACGTGGTCTTCGCCCAATACCGCGAAGCAGGCGTCTTTCAACAACGCGGCTTCACCCTCAGGGACTTCATGAGCCAACTCTTCGCCAACCGCAACGACAACGGGAGAGGCCGTAACATGCCGGTTCACTACGGCTCCAACTACCCCCGCACA CACACCATCTCCTCCCCACTCGCAACCCAGATTCCCCAAGCCTCCGGCGCCGCCTACGCCCTGAAGCTCCAAGCCCTCCAAAACCCCGATACCCCGCCCCGCATCGTAGCCTGCTACTTCGGCGAGGGCGCCGCCAGCGAAGGCGACTTCCACGCCGGCCTGAACATCGCCGCCACGCGGTCCTGCcccgtcgtcttcatctgccGCAACAACGGCTACGCCATCTCCACCCCGACGCTCGAGCAGTACCGCGGCGACGGTATCGCCAGCCGCGGCGTGGGCTACGGCATCGACACGATCCGCGTTGACGGCAATGACATCTTTGCCGTGTACGAGGCGATGCGGGAAGCGCGCCGCATTGCGCTCACGGACGGCGGCCGGCCAGTCCTCATCGAAGCGATGAGCTACCGTGTCTCGCACCACAGTACCAGCGATGATAGTTTCGCGTACCGGGCGCGGGTAGAGGTCGAGGACTGGAAACGCCGGGACAACCCGATCATTCGCTTGCGGAAGTGGTTGGAGAATGAGGGCCTGTGGAATGAGGATATGGAGCAGGAGACGCGCGATCAGCTGCGCAAGGCCGTGCTGAAAGAATTTGGGGACGCGGAGCGTGAGAAGAAGCCTCCCATTCGGGCGGCATTCGAGGATGTGTATGATGAGTTGACGGAGGAAGCGCAGGAACAGATGAAGGAGCTCAAGCGCATTCTCGAGACGTATCCCGAGGAGTACGATCTCCGTCAATACGAAGATGGCATTAAAGGGTTGTAG
- a CDS encoding class I SAM-dependent methyltransferase — MSSRSLWKSLHYSAKRRVTIPQSQYRCFSCSLRVQDSKSNHEDQMTHFGFKNVPESQKESMVRTVFSSVAASYDTMNDFMSLGIHRLWKDHFVRSLNPGSALPSRDNDTTGKGWNILDIAGGTGDIAFRMLDHATNINNDHQTRVTIADINPDMLAEGKKRSISTPYYNTPRLSFMEANAQHMPNIPDNSVDLYTVVFGIRNFTDKQAALEEAFRVLKPGGVFACMEFSKVDNSLFNAIYKQWSFSAIPLIGQIVAGDRDSYQYLVESIEKFPSQEEFRAMIQKAGFMIPGRGYENLTGGIAAIHKGIKPLTK; from the exons ATGTCCTCTCGATCATTATGGAAGAGTCTGCACTACAGTGCAAAGCGAAGGGTGACAATCCCCCAGAGCCAGTACCGGTGCTTCTCCTGTTCACTGCGAGTACAAGATAGCAAGTCGAATCACGAGGACCAGATGACCCATTTCGGCTTCAAGAATGTCCCTGAATCCCAAAAAGAGTCTATGG TACGGACGGTATTCAGCTCCGTTGCGGCTTCCTACGACACCATGAACGATTTCATGTCCCTTGGAATCCATCGTCTGTGGAAAGACCACTTTGTACGATCTCTGAACCCGGGCTCCGCGCTACCATCTCGCGACAACGACACCACCGGCAAAGGCTGGAATATCCTCGATATCGCTGGCGGGACCGGCGACATCGCATTCCGCATGCTTGACCACGCGACCAACATCAACAACGACCATCAGACGCGGGTGACTATCGCCGACATCAACCCCGACATGCTGGCGGAGGGCAAGAAGCGCAGCATCAGCACGCCCTACTACAATACTCCCCGGCTGTCCTTCATGGAAGCCAACGCGCAACACATGCCGAATATCCCGGACAACTCGGTGGACCTGTATACAGTTGTCTTCGGCATCCGCAATTTCACGGATAAGCAGGCTGCGCTGGAGGAGGCGTTCCGAGTACTGAAGCCTGGCGGTGTCTTTGCTTGCATGGAGTTTAGCAAGGTGGACAACAGTCTGTTCAATGCTATCTACAAACAGTGGAGCTTCAGCGCTATCCCGCTGATCGGTCAGATTGTCGCCGGTGATCGGGATAGCTACCAGTATCTTGTCGAGAGTATCGAGAAGTTCCCTAGCCAGGAAGAGTTCCGGGCGATGATTCAGAAGGCTGGGTTTATGATTCCCGGCCGAGGATACGAGAATCTCACTGGCGGGATTGCAGCGATTCACAAGGGTATCAAGCCCTTGACGAAGTGA
- a CDS encoding SIS domain-containing protein, which translates to MGHPELRQPRMPLSPSTMSTTSVLDGFSLLPMTPPDLVDGVPSMHQDTAAVTTAIHVISTERAALANLEQIYQTDRLAQENLARAVSRIVRTVRNGGKLVVCGVGKSGKIGQKLEATMNSMGIYSAFLHPTEALHGDLGMIRPHDTLLVISFSGRTPELLLLLPHIPSTTPVIAITSHMHPDTCPILSFHSSDMGILLPAPIHEDEESSLGVRAPTSSTTVALALGDALAIATARRLHNTPGRGPAEVFKGFHPGGAIGAASAAAVLTPSSMSTTSISSDYIQSGSTASSEIVSFPRPGSRQQPLITDLLVPLDQIPTVSAAADEVRLLDVLLTAIQHPNAKSWVALSPSELIPPSHIRSLSQSSNIDMSASALAALGLPFSVTRSDWLRVSSASTLEEVRRRVAKANSACGSRVEVVAVMHDANREECIGVVEAGEVWGDCG; encoded by the exons ATGGGGCACCCCGAGCTGCGACAGCCCCGAATGCCATTATCGCCTTCCACGATGTCCACCACCTCCGTCCTCGATGGCTTCTCCCTCCTGCCCATGACTCCTCCAGATCTGGTGGATGGAGTGCCCTCCATGCACCAGGATACCGCTGCGGTAACAACAGCCATTCATGTCATATCCACAGAGCGTGCGGCCCTCGCCAACCTGGAGCAGATCTACCAGACCGACCGGCTAGCGCAGGAGAACCTTGCGCGGGCCGTAAGTCGGATCGTCCGCACCGTCCGAAATGGCGGGAAACTGGTCGTCTGCGGCGTGGGCAAGAGTGGCAAGATCGGACAGAAACTGGAGGCGACGATGAACAGCATGGGTATCTACAGCGCATTTTTGCATCCGACGGAAGCATTGCATGGCGATTTGGGGATGATTCGGCCG CATGATACCCTCTTGGTGATTTCGTTTTCCGGCCGCACGCCggagcttctgcttctgctgccgCATATTCCCTCGACTACACCCGTCATTGCCATCACGTCGCATATGCATCCGGATACCTGTCCGATTCTGTCCTTTCATTCATCCGACATGGGTATCCTCCTCCCTGCTCCGATCcacgaggatgaggagtccTCGCTCGGTGTCCGCGCTCCGACTTCGTCGACAACAGTAGCGCTGGCGTTGGGAGACGCATTGGCGATCGCCACAGCCCGACGACTACATAACACACCCGGTAGAGGTCCCGCCGAGGTCTTCAAGGGATTTCATCCCGGCGGCGCCATCGGAGCTGCCTCCGCCGCGGCCGTCCTGACACCCTCCAGCATGTCGACGACGTCTATCTCATCAGACTACATTCAAAGTGGATCGACCGCTTCCTCGGAGATCGTCTCATTTCCGAGGCCAGGCAGCCGTCAGCAGCCCCTTATCACAGACCTACTCGTACCCCTAGACCAGATCCCCACCGtctccgcagcagcagacgaGGTCCGTCTTCTCGATGTCTTGCTCACAGCAATCCAGCACCCCAACGCCAAGTCGTGGGTCGCTCTCTCACCATCGGAGCTAATCCCACCAAGCCATATCCGCTCCCTCTCCCAGAGTAGTAATATTGACATGAGCGCGTCCGCCCTGGCTGCCCTGGGTCTCCCCTTCTCCGTAACCCGGAGTGACTGGCTCCGTGTCTCGAGCGCCAGCACCCTCGAGGAAGTCCGCCGCCGCGTTGCGAAAGCTAATTCTGCATGTGGTTCCCGCGTGGAGGTAGTTGCCGTCATGCACGACGCGAACCGCGAGGAGTGCATTGGCGTTGTAGAGGCGGGGGAAGTCTGGGGTGACTGTGGTTGA
- a CDS encoding HECT-type E3 ubiquitin transferase UFD4, translated as MARQRPRLHHQDPEDSSAGAPAIATSSSLRITRSAARLAADSPSSAGSGPSSIPAAGSAPTRKRKAHARRDPPLDVPEETNPQSPTRRTKRQRLASPPHPASTVSTSRRGTRNRPAMSQQGPSASSPEETTKKQSSPPPSRRKSSRHRGKVSQDRPSATQSPLPRRQKKRSSRTNSDVMMKEAEEELDSHERTASRESSPSNDSNDGTTPSGIDDDDDADLFHNSLFGSRSPLGLQSTLRALSGMMSGMSSRLREILCNLRMKEDPSIQLIALQELSDLLLVSNEDNLSGQFSPDPYVKELVTLMQPDQVGEENPEIMLLACRCLANLMEALRGSVANVVYGGAVPILCQKLLDIQFIDLAEQALSTLAKISIDFPASIVREGGLTACLTYLDFFPTSTQRTAVTTAANCCRNLPHDAFPVVRDVMPTLLNVLSSSDQKVVEQGCLCVSRIVESFKYKPEKLEELIEPEMLRAVLRLLLPGTTNLIGPHIHTQFLRVLAITSKASPRLSVELLKMHVVDTIYQILTGVSPPENIEATGVRMDSVLVMQALIHRPREQVFETLNVICELLPEVPSGRHGYSADRVLTSSIEDSATFDDKHIQGQESAEKRRSLLMECKAELKRFAMILLPTLTDAYSSTVNLGVRQKVLIAQLKMLHNLDAALIEEALHSVPYASYLAAILSQKDHPSLVSLALRCAELLFKRLEHVYRYQFHREGVISEIFKLAEAPLSTDKHSRDSRDTPATVPMDLSSDSPREPKSVASEDDGYDVSGRHQADDEDNDQDDDRDEENDDISDSESSSSFSGHYNTTRMEDATQDLVIRDARAFVELYEASEGKAMRERAQQILDELQGLAADIRNCYLGDGDGEGLPLFKKLASYFDGDALESITSAELLNSGITKVLLDVFGDLQSSSMRDARAAFLQAFMGSTISEKAQSQSTATTPFSVLIQKLQDLLSRTEHFEVITVSHNSLENTRINATHMLGKQLRLKLVADEDSDIPRPYRNIMVSIHAIATFKSLDDFLHPRISLSDRPKASRSRDTILSQIASAARLREQLAGGGDFSSSDLPNQTRPSGSNNLMSRRDGSKSRDKKSPVGHRDLASKSRQGGRQSSAPEDESEHDDEPLECADERHLSADEEEEDEDGDEELNAIVDDLEDDLSDDNHHDPTAVNMEVASTGKVTARKEDGTRVATPSQSTPASKSSSSAANTGANTTGNNSLATAGRPFASYAAAMTSIPQDWHIEFSVDDKPVSSDTTIYRAVHHNREHADAGSRNVWSAIHTVKFRRVPGPPPPEPSTVAPHLEEELSGNGAEMPSSLSKDSITAPILRLLRSLHEMNVTLDDILADTKELVALKPEPLAQFINTKLTAKLNRQLEEPLIVASSCLPSWSEDLARLFPFLFPFETRHLFLQSTAFGYARAMMRWQNSQNADDSRSDHRRDDRPFLGRLQRQKVRISRSRILESAMKVMELYGSSPSVLEVEYFEEVGTGLGPTLEFYSTVSKEFSKKKLKIWRENDCHNDEEFAFGKRGLFPAPMSEEQANSESGKKQLSLFKTLGKFVARSMLDSRIIDISFNPAFFRIADSSSSVAPSLGTVKAVDQDLANSLMLLKRFANAKRAIDRDRTLSAAAKSQALQNVEIDGVRVEDLSLDFTLPGYPSIELIDNGSNVPVTIENVDTYVDRVVDMTLGSGVQRQVEAFRTGFSQVFPYSALRTFTPNELVMLFGRAEEDWTIETLMDSIKADHGFNMDSKSVRNLLQTMSELDTQQRRDFLQFVTGSPKLPIGGFKSLTPTFTVVCRPSEPPYTPDDYLPSVMTCVNYLKLPDYSSLEVLRERLSVAIREGQGAFHLS; from the exons ATGGCCAGACAAAGGCCCCGcctacaccaccaggacCCTGAGGACTCATCCGCTGGAGCTCCCGCAATTGccacctcttcttccctgaG AATCACTCGCTCAGCTGCGAGACTTGCTGCAGACTCCCCCTCGTCCGCTGGCTCCGGCCCCTCCTCGATTCCAGCCGCTGGTTCGGCCCCAACTCGAAAACGCAAGGCCCACGCACGCCGTGATCCCCCCCTGGACGTTCCCGAAGAGACGAATCCCCAATCTCCAACCCGGAGGACCAAAAGACAGAGGctcgcatctcctcctcatccagctAGCACTGTCTCCACCAGCCGACGTGGTACTCGAAATCGGCCAGCAATGTCGCAACAAGG TCCGTCAGCAAGCTCCCCGGAGGAAACCACGAAGAAGCAGTCCTCACCTCCGCCATCGAGGCGAAAGTCCAGCAGACATCGAGGAAAAGTATCACAAG ATCGTCCCTCAGCCACGCAATCCCCTCTTCCACGCCGACAGAAGAAGCGCTCGTCGAGAACGAATTCGGatgtgatgatgaaagaggcagaggaagagctggacaGTCATGAGCGCACTGCAAGCCGGGAATCTTCGCCGTCGAATGATAGTAATGATGGGACAACTCCCTCCGGTAtagacgatgatgatgatgcagatcTGTTTCATAACAGCCTCTTCGGTTCGCGAAGTCCGCTAGGGCTCCAGAGCACCCTTCGCGCACTCAGTGGCATGATGTCGGGCATGTCCTCTCGACTGCGAGAGATCCTATGCAATCTCAGAATGAAAGAAGACCCTTCGATTCAGTTGATCGCATTGCAAGAGCTGTCTGACCTTCTACTCGTATCAAATGAGGACAACCTTTCTGGCCAATTTTCTCCAGATCCCTACGTCAAGGAGTTGGTCACTTTGATGCAACCTGACCAGGTCGGCGAAGAGAACCCCGAAATCATGCTGTTAGCCTGCCGCTGTTTGGCCAACCTGATGGAAGCTTTACGAGGCTCAGTCGCCAATGTAGTTTACGGGGGAGCAGTCCCCATCTTATGCCAGAAATTGCTGGACATCCAGTTTATTGATTTGGCTGAGCAAGCCCTTAGC ACTTTGGCCAAAATCTCGATTGACTTCCCCGCTTCTATCGTACGAGAGGGCGGCCTGACAGCATGCTTAACTTATCTAGATTTCTTTCCCACAAGTACGCAACGTACGGCGGTGACAACTGCAGCCAATTGTTGCCGAAACCTCCCTCATGATGCGTTTCCGGTTGTCCGAGATGTTATGCCCACGCTGCTAAATGTTCTCTCGAGCAGCGACCAGAAAGTCGTGGAGCAGGGATGTCTTTGTGTGTCACGAATTGTTGAAAGTTTCAAGTACAAGCCAGAGAAGTTGGAGGAACTGATTGAACCCGAAATGCTGAGGGCTGTGCTCCGTCTGTTGTTGCCGGGAACGACAAATCTTATTGGACCTCATATTCATACCCAGTTCCTTCGCGTCCTGGCGATCACATCTAAAGCGAGTCCTCGGCTGTCCGTGGAGCTCCTCAAAATGCACGTGGTTGACACCATCTATCAAATTTTAACCGGTGTTTCGCCGCCTGAGAACATTGAAGCCACGGGGGTTAGGATGGATAGCGTTTTGGTCATGCAAGCTCTTATTCACCGTCCAAGAGAACAGGTCTTCGAAACTCTCAATGTCATTTGCGAATTACTTCCTGAGGTTCCTTCGGGACGACATGGCTATTCAGCAGATCGCGTGCTGACTTCCTCCATCGAAGATAGTGCAACCTTCGACGACAAGCACATTCAAGGACAGGAATCCGCAGAGAAAAGACGTTCCCTGTTGATGGAATGCAAGGCTGAGCTTAAACGTTTTGCCATGATCTTACTGCCCACTCTCACAGACGCTTATTCTAGTACAGTCAATCTTGGAGTTCGGCAAAAGGTCCTCATCGCCCAGCTGAAAATGTTGCACAACCTGGATGCTGCATTGATAGAGGAAGCCCTACACTCGGTTCCATATGCGTCATACCTGGCTGCTATTCTTTCACAAAAAGACCATCCGTCATTGGTCTCATTGGCTCTGCGATGCGCAGAACTCCTCTTCAAGCGCCTCGAGCACGTGTATCGGTACCAGTTCCATCGGGAAGGCGTCATCTCTGAGATCTTCAAGCTGGCTGAAGCTCCTCTTTCCACTGATAAACACTCGAGGGACTCCCGTGATACGCCCGCCACTGTTCCTATGGATCTCTCAAGCGATTCACCCCGTGAGCCGAAATCGGTTGCAtcagaagatgatggttaTGATGTCAGCGGTCGCCATCAAgccgacgacgaagacaATGACCAAGATGATGATCGGGATGAGGAGAACGATGACATTTCTGACTCGGAAAGCTCGTCCTCCTTCTCCGGTCACTACAATACGACAAGGATGGAAGATGCTACCCAAGATCTTGTCATTCGCGATGCGCGCGCATTTGTCGAGCTCTATGAAGCCAGTGAAGGAAAAGCCATGCGAGAGCGTGCTCAACAGATTCTAGATGAATTGCAAGGCCTCGCAGCAGATATAAGAAATTGCTATCTTGGCGACGGGGACGGCGAGGGACTCCCGCTTTTTAAGAAGTTAGCCTCATACTTTGACGGAGATGCGCTTGAAAGTATCACCAGTGCTGAGTTGCTCAATTCCGGAATCACCAAGGTGCTCTTGGATGTGTTTGGTGATCTACAAT CTTCCTCCATGCGCGACGCCCGTGCCGCGTTCCTACAAGCCTTTATGGGTTCAACGATCTCAGAGAAAGCCCAAAGCCAAAGTACCGCCACAACCCCATTCAGCGTTTTGATCCAGAAGCTACAAGATTTGCTTAGTCGAACTGAGCATTTCGAAGTTATCACCGTCAGCCACAATTCACTGGAAAATACGCGTATCAACGCCACCCACATGCTAGGTAAACAACTCAGACTCAAATTAGTGGCCGATGAAGATTCGGATATTCCTCGCCCCTACAGAAACATTATGGTCTCGATTCACGCTATCGCAACGTTCAAATCCTTGGATGATTTTCTCCATCCCAGGATAAGCCTTTCGGATCGCCCCAAGGCCTCACGCAGCCGTGATACGATTCTTTCGCAGATCGCGAGTGCGGCACGACTCCGTGAACAGCTCGCTGGTGGGGGCGACTTTTCTAGCAGTGACCTGCCAAACCAAACGAGACCGTCAGGGAGTAATAACCTGATGTCTCGTCGCGATGGATCGAAATCACGCGACAAAAAGTCCCCTGTTGGACACCGTGATCTTGCATCAAAATCCAGGCAAGGCGGGCGGCAGTCGAGTGCTCCGGAAGACGAATCAGAGCACGACGATGAGCCATTAGAATGTGCCGATGAGAGGCATTTGAGCgcggatgaagaagaagaggacgaggacggtGATGAGGAGCTCAATGCCATTGTCGACGATTTGGAAGATGACCTATCAGACGACAACCATCATGACCCCACTGCCGTGAACATGGAAGTGGCTTCTACAGGCAAGGTAACAGCTCGGAAGGAGGACGGAACTCGGGTGGCGACGCCGTCTCAGTCGACTCCCGCATCCAAGTCGTCTTCGTCCGCCGCAAATACGGGCGCCAATACGACAGGAAACAACTCGCTGGCCACTGCTGGTCGGCCCTTCGCTTCCTACGCAGCCGCTATGACCTCTATCCCTCAAGATTGGCACATCGAGTTTAGCGTAGACGACAAGCCTGTCTCAAGTGACACCACAATCTACCGTGCTGTCCACCACAATCGTGAACACGCGGATGCAGGGTCAAGGAATGTGTGGTCTGCCATTCACACCGTCAAATTCAGACGGGTTCCAGGACCGCCGCCCCCGGAGCCTTCTACCGTTGCGCCCCAcctcgaagaagaattaTCCGGCAACGGTGCTGAGATGCCATCCTCTCTGAGCAAAGATTCTATCACAGCGCCGATTCTACGGCTCCTTCGGTCTCTGCACGAGATGAATGTCACTCTAGATGACATACTTGCTGATACCAAGGAGCTTGTAGCACTAAAACCGGAGCCGCTGGCGCAATTTATCAACACCAAGCTCACTGCCAAGCTGAACCGTCAGCTGGAGGAGCCACTCATCGTGGCTAGCAGCTGCCTGCCTAGCTGGAGCGAAGATCTAGCACGGCTTTTCCCCTTTCTATTCCCGTTTGAAACCCGGCATCTATTTCTCCAGTCGACTGCTTTTGGCTACGCCCGAGCTATGATGAGATGGCAAAATTCCCAGAATGCGGATGACAGCCGGAGCGACCACCGACGTGATGACAGACCATTCCTGGGACGTCTCCAGCGACAAAAGGTACGGATCTCCAGAAGTCGCATCCTGGAGTCGGCCATGAAGGTCATGGAGCTCTATGGTTCTTCCCCTAGCGTTCTCGAGGTGGAATACTTCGAGGAAGTCGGAACGGGATTGGGCCCGACTCTTGAGTTTTATTCCACGGTCTCGAAGGAAttttccaagaagaagctcaagatctGGAGAGAAAACGACTGCCACAACGACGAAGAATTTGCCTTTGGCAAGCGTGGCTTGTTCCCAGCCCCCATGAGTGAGGAACAGGCCAACTCGGAGTCTGGAAAGAAACAACTGAGCTTGTTCAAAACGCTTGGAAAGTTCGTTGCTCGCTCGATGCTAGACTCTAGAATCATCGATATCTCTTTCAACCCGGCCTTCTTCCGTATTGCCGACAGCTCTTCCTCGGTGGCTCCGTCTCTGGGAACGGTTAAAGCCGTCGACCAAGACCTTGCAAACTCCCTTATGCTGCTGAAGCGCTTCGCGAACGCGAAGAGGGCAATCGATCGCGATCGGACTCTCTCGGCCGCAGCGAAGTCGCAAGCTTTGCAGAATGTCGAAATTGACGGCGTCAGAGTAGAGGACCTAAGTCTTGACTTCACTCTGCCTGGTTATCCTTCAATTGAACTAATCGATAACGGTTCTAACGTCCCTGTGACGATTGAAAATGTCGATACGTACGTTGACCGAGTGGTCGACATGACACTGGGTAGCGGCGTGCAACGTCAAGTGGAAGCGTTCCGGACTGGGTTCTCGCAGGTCTTCCCGTACTCTGCGCTTCGGACTTTCACCCCCAACGAGCTCGTCATGCTTTTCGGaagagctgaagaagattggaCTATTGAGA CTCTCATGGACTCAATCAAAGCCGATCATGGATTTAATATGGACAGCAAGAGCGTTCGAAACTTACTGCAGACAATGAGCGAGTTAGATACCCAGCAACGGCGCGATTTCCTCCAATTTGTCACCGGCAGCCCGAAACTTCCTATTGGAG GTTTCAAGAGTCTCACCCCTACCTTCACCGTTGTCTGTCGTCCCAGTGAACCTCCTTACACTCCCGATGACTACCTTCCCAGCGTCATGACGTGTGTGAACTACCTCAAATTGCCAGACTACAGCAGCCTGGAGGTTCTTCGAGAGCGGCTGTCCGTTGCTATTCGAGAGGGTCAGGGTGCCTTCCACCTGTCCTAA